One stretch of Lysobacter sp. TY2-98 DNA includes these proteins:
- a CDS encoding ankyrin repeat domain-containing protein, whose translation MPERGMSNGRAFAFIAAAAGVAALAALPSPIAALGLLLAQPLATLGIAMRRHTARGPRSHALIAAGLWTVATVGTAVVLGWPLSALLHSGSLPATIALSLAIGIVLLVLWPTWTLWSGVERDGDWREHLDAMHDADRIAWRGLGVAAAVLAITAATLLLAWPGLLAGGARIAVAVAVALLGPLLHEVIQRANDVPRAVAPVVAPIAAENVVSLDAVRAETTVAPPPVAIPAVDPQAMLRELYDAARGGRVERALALIDAGTDITAPPPAGERDQRALPVLAAVLPDLRLLRALIAKGIDLNAMHAGMTPLLAATRDSWHGRPEAVMTLLSNGADPRMRDAEGNTALHFAARSTDPGVAALLRDAAAELEVVNNEGLSPLGMACAVGNWRVARFLLERGARPEPAGGQPVLLAAAGAEDDDPAGVQLLLKHKARVDARDRSGRTALHVAALAGHIEIVIALLEAGADAALADAQGRTPIMEAVRGGHLEIADELLRQMSDGGAAQAARVDAEGRGLLALACESDRTTPELVARLIELGADPSHVDKQGKRPVDRAAEAGRWSLVAALDAGYGLPVALREDDDTPLPDRTPMALLREGLHEGRDGLDAVAKLMSPVDLGALLHDDEIVANPANVAWLLARGADPYVRDGQGQTPLFVLLGRGPGAVPALRRFLDAGVSPTGRGGLARFLAACIAGDAACARMAMDLLERGADPFGPSRGGDPAITLAVRLGGAPLVERLLQIGVGLDARDSRGMSALHLAAALGRLDLVKRLVAHGACTELRATDGQTPLGVALAAGRRDIADWLDWRGWPLPRRPLRAADVPAAAMAGDDDAVRRLLDLGFAVDATDRQGCSALLRAAGGGHRAVVELLLSRGADAGLAAQSGATALSAAVSMRHLDIVDRLVASGVSLEQRLPGELTVLMVASALGLPDLVMRLIAAGADVHAVDGQGRNALHCAALYAFTARDRARVIALIDALELAGVEPDERANGVTPLLLLLGARAEPGTPVDEEVLLAALELFLTHDVALDARDARGFGPLHLAALHGLSRVVQRLLKAGADPELRDSLNRTPREIALMRGFVDIAAEFAPAASQRDISMARFLRDR comes from the coding sequence ATGCCTGAGCGCGGCATGTCGAACGGGCGCGCGTTCGCGTTCATCGCCGCTGCCGCGGGGGTCGCGGCGCTCGCTGCCCTGCCGTCGCCGATCGCCGCGCTCGGGCTGTTGCTCGCGCAGCCGCTGGCGACGCTCGGTATCGCGATGCGCCGTCACACCGCGCGCGGACCCAGGTCGCATGCGCTGATCGCGGCGGGCCTGTGGACGGTCGCGACCGTCGGCACTGCCGTCGTGCTCGGCTGGCCGCTGTCCGCGCTGCTGCACAGCGGTTCGCTGCCGGCGACGATCGCGTTGAGCCTCGCCATCGGCATCGTGCTGCTGGTGCTGTGGCCGACGTGGACACTGTGGAGCGGCGTCGAGCGTGACGGCGACTGGCGCGAGCATCTCGACGCGATGCACGACGCCGACCGCATCGCCTGGCGCGGCCTCGGCGTTGCCGCCGCGGTGCTCGCGATCACTGCGGCGACGCTGCTGCTGGCCTGGCCCGGCCTGCTCGCCGGAGGTGCGCGGATCGCGGTGGCGGTGGCGGTCGCGCTGCTCGGGCCGCTGCTGCACGAAGTCATCCAGCGCGCGAACGACGTGCCGCGCGCGGTGGCGCCCGTCGTCGCACCAATCGCGGCGGAAAACGTCGTCTCGCTCGACGCCGTGCGCGCCGAAACCACCGTCGCGCCGCCGCCGGTCGCCATACCCGCGGTCGATCCGCAGGCGATGCTGCGCGAGCTCTACGACGCCGCACGCGGCGGTCGCGTCGAACGCGCGCTCGCACTGATCGATGCCGGTACCGACATCACGGCACCGCCGCCCGCCGGCGAACGCGACCAGCGCGCACTGCCTGTGCTCGCTGCGGTGCTGCCCGACCTGCGCCTGCTGCGCGCACTGATCGCCAAGGGCATCGACCTCAACGCGATGCATGCCGGCATGACGCCGCTGCTCGCCGCCACGCGCGACAGCTGGCATGGACGTCCGGAAGCGGTGATGACGCTGCTGTCGAACGGCGCCGATCCGCGCATGCGCGACGCCGAAGGCAACACCGCATTGCACTTCGCCGCGCGCAGCACCGATCCCGGCGTGGCCGCGCTGCTGCGCGACGCCGCGGCCGAACTCGAAGTCGTGAACAACGAAGGCCTGTCACCGCTTGGCATGGCCTGCGCGGTCGGCAACTGGCGCGTCGCGCGCTTCCTGCTCGAACGCGGCGCACGACCGGAACCGGCGGGCGGCCAGCCCGTCCTGCTGGCTGCCGCTGGCGCGGAAGACGACGATCCCGCCGGTGTGCAGCTGCTGCTCAAGCACAAGGCGCGTGTCGATGCGCGCGATCGTTCCGGCCGCACCGCGCTGCACGTGGCCGCACTCGCCGGCCACATCGAGATCGTCATCGCGCTGCTCGAAGCCGGCGCCGATGCGGCACTCGCCGACGCGCAGGGCCGCACGCCGATCATGGAAGCGGTGCGCGGCGGCCATCTCGAAATCGCCGATGAGCTGCTGCGGCAGATGTCCGACGGCGGTGCGGCGCAGGCGGCGCGCGTCGATGCGGAGGGTCGCGGCCTGCTCGCGCTGGCCTGCGAATCCGATCGCACCACGCCCGAACTCGTCGCGCGGCTGATCGAACTCGGCGCCGATCCGTCGCACGTCGACAAGCAGGGCAAGCGACCGGTCGACCGCGCGGCGGAAGCGGGGCGCTGGTCGCTGGTCGCCGCGCTCGACGCGGGCTACGGCCTGCCGGTCGCGCTGCGCGAGGACGACGACACGCCGTTGCCCGATCGCACGCCGATGGCGCTGCTGCGCGAAGGCCTGCACGAAGGCCGCGACGGCCTCGATGCAGTGGCGAAGCTGATGTCGCCGGTCGATCTCGGCGCGTTGTTGCACGACGACGAGATCGTCGCCAATCCGGCCAACGTCGCCTGGTTGCTCGCGCGCGGCGCGGATCCGTACGTGCGCGACGGCCAGGGACAGACACCGTTGTTCGTGCTGCTCGGTCGCGGTCCGGGCGCGGTGCCGGCGCTGCGCCGTTTTCTCGATGCCGGCGTGTCGCCGACCGGGCGCGGCGGCCTCGCGCGTTTCCTCGCCGCCTGCATCGCCGGCGACGCCGCCTGCGCGCGCATGGCCATGGACCTGCTCGAACGCGGCGCCGATCCGTTCGGTCCGTCGCGCGGCGGCGATCCGGCGATCACGCTTGCGGTGCGCCTCGGTGGGGCACCACTGGTCGAACGTCTGCTGCAGATCGGCGTCGGCCTCGACGCACGCGACAGCCGCGGCATGAGCGCGCTCCATCTCGCCGCCGCACTGGGACGTCTCGATCTGGTCAAGCGCCTCGTCGCCCACGGCGCCTGCACCGAGCTGCGCGCGACCGACGGACAGACGCCGCTCGGTGTCGCACTCGCCGCGGGTCGCCGCGACATCGCCGACTGGCTCGACTGGCGCGGCTGGCCCCTGCCGCGTCGCCCGCTGCGTGCCGCCGACGTGCCGGCCGCCGCGATGGCGGGCGACGACGATGCGGTGCGTCGCCTGCTCGATCTCGGCTTCGCCGTCGACGCCACTGACCGCCAGGGTTGCAGCGCGCTGTTGCGTGCGGCGGGCGGCGGGCATCGCGCGGTGGTCGAGCTGCTGCTGTCGCGCGGCGCGGACGCCGGCCTCGCCGCGCAGTCCGGCGCGACCGCATTGTCGGCCGCGGTGTCGATGCGTCACCTCGACATCGTCGACCGCCTCGTCGCATCGGGCGTCTCGCTTGAACAGCGTCTGCCGGGCGAGCTCACCGTACTGATGGTCGCGAGCGCGCTGGGCCTGCCGGATCTGGTGATGCGCCTCATCGCCGCTGGCGCCGACGTGCACGCGGTCGACGGCCAAGGTCGCAACGCACTGCACTGCGCGGCGCTCTATGCGTTCACGGCACGCGACCGCGCGCGCGTGATCGCATTGATCGATGCACTGGAGCTCGCCGGTGTCGAACCGGACGAGCGCGCGAACGGCGTCACGCCGCTGCTGCTCCTGCTGGGTGCGCGCGCCGAACCGGGCACGCCGGTCGACGAGGAGGTGCTGCTCGCCGCACTCGAACTGTTCCTCACGCACGACGTGGCGCTCGACGCGCGCGATGCGCGCGGCTTCGGCCCGCTGCATCTCGCCGCGCTGCACGGACTGTCACGCGTGGTGCAGCGCCTGCTCAAGGCGGGCGCCGATCCGGAACTGCGCGACTCGCTCAACCGCACGCCGCGCGAGATCGCGCTGATGCGCGGCTTCGTCGACATCGCCGCGGAGTTCGCGCCGGCGGCGTCGCAGCGCGACATTTCGATGGCGCGCTTCCTGCGCGATCGCTGA